The sequence cTTCGAGAGTTCACGCTATGTCGCAGCCACCAAAACGCCAGATAAATCACGATTCCACCAGAAAATCCTCCAGAAATGAGAAATAAACACGAATACacggagagagagagagagagagagagagagagagagagagagagttaagAACgtgcaaaattataattatagagagagagaaaagacaCAGGTCCATCAACTCTTCTCAGTACTCCCAGTTCATCATTTTTGCGGCACTGGAGCAATAATTGGAGTTGCGTCGATCAAGTTTTTGTCAAATGATCGACGATCAGAGATCGAGGACGGCTGAGAATTAGTGGTGGAGATTAGTGGGGGGTTGTGCGTGTGTTTAGTGCGGGAATCGTGTGAGATTATTATGACAAGGTGGGATGGGAGGAAGCTGAGGTCCGGATCTAGGTAGGTTTTGGTTCGGAGAATCCGAGCCTTCGGTAtgggagaaaaatacaagattCGAACCCGGTTTGGGTTGACCTTAGCGCGCCAAATCTTGAATTTCGGATGTCAGCACTGtaattctcaatttcaattttattttaaatttcatatttctgtTTCGTTGAAGAAACACATGTTATgtatataaacataatattatttattttattttgaataaaattttatgcacataatatatatatatatattatacagaGTAAAAGATGCaccaaaatttataacaaaaaattcgaTTTGTTGTAACTATCCATTATGACACACCATCTctatgtgcatataataaataaatttttacattttaaaatatattatacataagaacaaaatatataattcaatatttcacattttaaaaaataaataaaattaacttaggaatattatctataaaaaaatagcgTGCAGTATCACAAACCGCCATTTATGAGtgaatctttcttttttttatatttgtatagatatatagattataAGAAAAACTTGAGTAGAGATAGTTGGAAATTACATAAGAAATATTTctgacaatttaaaaaattaatatcgcAGTGTAAGAAACcactatttattaataaaaacataatttcttttttttatatcgatATAGATTTAAGCTCTTACCTATGGAACAACAAAAGGTTAAATCAAGCCCATAATCTATTACCAGTCCCAGAATTGGTTTACAAACCACATGTCCATTATATATTGCAGACCACAATGCTTGTTGATATTTGTGAGAGCAAATTACATATCACTTTAAAACttagtattaaaattttacaagttTATAATAAAGGAAGATGTAGTAGACCCTCAGATGACGAGAATTTTGGACTTTGAGTTGATTTGTGCATGTATGTATTGTCATTGTGCACTAAAGGCACCTTTTATACACGTGAATTATTGTTTTAGCTTGTAGCCTCACTCTTGTTAGTTTGATTGAATCATAATAACTCCATGAATTTCACTTATATGTTCAATTGGTATGACAAGTCACTTGTAGTTTTATGCttgtaattttgattgaaTGCGAGGATTGTATTGATAAATAATCTGTAAGTACCAAGTAAGTAATCTTCGGTTGGATCAAAAAcaagggggaaaaaaagagTGAACAGGCAGAAAGATAGAAGAAAATAAGTGGAAAGTGATGAACACTGGAACTTTACTCCCAGATTAAGTCACAGAACAGAACAAGCTCATTCTTCAATTCGCATGAATGTTTGAAAGTGATCCACATTTAACTGAAATTTCAACCCATTGATCGATGCGTGATGTGCCGAGCTCAGAACTTCATTGTGAAGGCTTACCCAAATAGAATTCATCACTTTTCAACAGCACTACCACCATACCAAAGTGATATCGCTGCAGTGTTGGACGATGAAGCAAAACTGTGTACTGATATTGAATGCCAAGGAAGTTTCAACTATGAGAATTTTAAGAATTACAGTTCAATATAATCAGAAAACAAACCATAGAGGTCAACACAGATGCATCAATTTTAAACTGTGTTTCCAGGAAAGAAAATGGAGTATGACTCGCATGAAATCCGTCTTTAAACGctatacaatcaatttaaacaATCAGCACAGAAAGCAAAGATTTTGATGTATGAAGCAAAGCTGAGTTACATGGATAACATAGAAAGTTCAAGAAAATCTTCACAGGAAATGCTGATCAACCTTGGCAACAAGAAGGTCTAcagcaaaaacaaacaaaagaagatcGGTGATCGCACCGACACACATGATTTATCACCTTATCCCATTCCAAAGTCCTGCAAAACCAAGACTGTGATTGCAGCCAAATCCCTGAAACCAGggtaatatcataaaatacataacaaaTGAACAGCTTGATCCAACAAATTCGGCTTAAACCTTTGAATCCCACTTTGAGATCTTTCCACTACTCAGAAAGCATTTCTAGAAAAGCAACAACTACAGTGGCCCCCCATTAGCATGCTGTTCTCCACCATTACTATTCTCCTTATAATGCACCTGATCCGCAGCCGGCTGAACCAAAACCACCTCATCATTCACATCCTCTAGTTTCTCCCCATGAGCATTGAGATTCTCGGCATCACTCTGCACATCAGCGAACATTACATGATCATTACCACCGTTGTCATTCCTCTCTCCAACCAATCCTCCAACATTTTCTCCGGCACTCACACCCATTCTTCCCTTCTCATCCACATCCATAACTGTGTGATCATTATCCAGAGGAACTCGCACCGCCAGACTCTGTGGTGTTATTCCACCcatctcattttctctcaactCAACCGCATTCAGTGCCGCCAAAACCTGATTTGAGTTGTCCACTCTATCCACATTCCCCATATTATTCATCTTCTCTTCCACAACAATTGATGGGGCCAAACCGCTAGCCACACTCCCATTTCTATTACTAATACTACTATTAacatttacattattttctctctccatTTTCACACCACCAATTCCACCTCCACTGGTGTAACCAACATTGCCGCCACCTCCACCTACTCCTAGCCCTGCCACCTCACCGGACCCTGCCAAAGCCGCTTCCTTCTTCCTCAATTTGTCCTTCATTACCAAATACGCAACATGTTCCAATGCCTCCTTCGCCCTCTTCCTTGTGAATGCAGCCTCCTTCGCCCGCCTCTCGGCCTCCGCCTTTGCAGCCACAGCCGCTTTATTCATAGACGCAGACGCAATTTTTGCAGCAGCCAACAACTTCTTCGCAGCATCTCTATCCATCACCCTGCAATCATCACTCTTCACATTCATGGCCTCGCTGATGTCGACATTTGCCTCTTTCGCCgttttcaatttgaaaatggGCGTATTGGGGTGGAGGCAAAGAGGGCAAATGTAAGGACTAGGAGGCGAGGTGGCGCCGGCCGCGACGCAGTGGGAGTGAGAGGAGGAGTAGCATTTGAAGCAGGTGAAAACGGCGTCGTTTGATGGGGGTGGAGGGTAGACCTGAAAACAAGTGGGGCAGAAGGACTGTGGATGGAGTCGTAGAACGCAGGTTGTACAGAGGCGCCGGAAGATCCCGCGGTGGCGCACGTGGTGGAGCAGCCGGCGCTCCTCTACGCCGCAGTTGCCGCACAGCGTCGCCACCGGCACGACGGCGGCGGAAGAATTTGTGGTGGTGGGTTCCGGCTTAATCAGCATCTTTACCCGAACTAAATACCAGAAACCAGAAATCAACACATATCAACAGAGCCAGTAGGGTTTGTGGGTTAGGGTTTCACTGACTACAACAAATGAACGCTGCAAAAACAGACGAGAAGCcatgagattaatatataaccAACATCGCCACTATTTAACTGTATTTTTCTCACGGAACGTCGTCGTTTCGactttatttcttctttccatttttgtgatattgccCTACATATTTttcgaatttaatttttatttttaatttcaaaatctaaatatcatttcatttttaccTAAATGACCAATAtatttgtctttatttaaaagggtgtgtttttaagaaaagtaatgtgatcaattaatttataattcaatcaagaaaataaaattgtagatATTTCACCTGTCGCCTATATAAATTGCATCTGAATAGTATAGATGATTATGGTACTCATTCGATCTGTTTTTTCAGGTGCTTGCAAATCGAATTATCATTTaatgttttacaaaataatatgttccaattgtcaatttataaattcaaattgacgTGCAATTTTGTATggtttcatgtaattttaaacaattacaTTAAACACTTGTAACATAAaccatacaaaaattaaattatttgaataattaaatgaaattacatAAGTAAAATCATTTAAGCAAAGACATCTTAGGTCCATtttcaactaaaaaatatCTGATGAACCAAAATAAATCTacgaaaacaaaatatatatatatataaatatgtaacgAAAagcaataacaaaaataaaaacaaataatcgcaaaaaatcaaattgttaGGTTGTGAGTTTTATCGGTCCCCCTCTTTAACGAAGTGGATCTAAATAAgctaattgatttaaaatttaaaagaaatggtaaagacttaaaaacaaaaagtaactTATAATGAGAAATAAGTAAGAATCTAACATAAATGgatggactaaaaaaataagaaattaataatgagaaagaataattaatgtaattaagtatttatatttatagtattAAGTGTATGTGACAAAT comes from Sesamum indicum cultivar Zhongzhi No. 13 linkage group LG10, S_indicum_v1.0, whole genome shotgun sequence and encodes:
- the LOC105172464 gene encoding uncharacterized protein LOC105172464, yielding MLIKPEPTTTNSSAAVVPVATLCGNCGVEERRLLHHVRHRGIFRRLCTTCVLRLHPQSFCPTCFQVYPPPPSNDAVFTCFKCYSSSHSHCVAAGATSPPSPYICPLCLHPNTPIFKLKTAKEANVDISEAMNVKSDDCRVMDRDAAKKLLAAAKIASASMNKAAVAAKAEAERRAKEAAFTRKRAKEALEHVAYLVMKDKLRKKEAALAGSGEVAGLGVGGGGGNVGYTSGGGIGGVKMERENNVNVNSSISNRNGSVASGLAPSIVVEEKMNNMGNVDRVDNSNQVLAALNAVELRENEMGGITPQSLAVRVPLDNDHTVMDVDEKGRMGVSAGENVGGLVGERNDNGGNDHVMFADVQSDAENLNAHGEKLEDVNDEVVLVQPAADQVHYKENSNGGEQHANGGPL